TCCAGCGTCGACGGGTCGGCGGCCACCTCGCGCAGCCCGGCGGCCAGGTCGGGGTGCTGCTCGGCCAGCAGGTCGAGCAGCGTGGCGGCCCGGACGATGAACATGCCGGCGTTCCAGCGGTAGTCACCGCTCGCGACGTACGCCGCCGCCCGCTCGGCGTCGGGCTTCTCGACGAACTCGCCCACCCGCCTGGCCGTGGGGAACCCCTCGACGGCCTCCTCGCCGCGGACGTAGCCGAAGGCGGTGGAGGGGCCGGTCGGCTCGATGCCGATGGTGACGACCAGGCCGGTGGCGGCGACCTCCGCGGCCTCGCGCACGCAGGCCCGGAACTCCTCCTCCTGGAGGATGACGTGGTCGGCGGCGAACGAGCCGATCAGCGCCTCGGGGTCCTCGCGCTCGAGCACGGCCGCGGCCCAGCCGATGGCGGCCATCGAGTCGCGGGGGGCCGGCTCGGCCAGCACCCGGTCGACGGCCGGGAGCTGGCGGCGCACGGCGCGCTCGTGGACCGCGCCCGTGACCACCACGACGCGCTCCCCCACCAGCGGCACCAGCCGGTCGACGGTCGACTGCAGCAGGCTGCGCCCCGAGCCGGTGAGGTCGAGCAGGAACTTGGGGTTGCCGGCGCGCGACAGCGGCCACAGCCGGGTGCCCGCGCCACCGGCCGGGACCACCGCCCACAGGCGTCCGAGCGGGTCCCCGGCAGGCGGGCTGGACGGCACGGGTGCGCTCACGCGGGCATCCTGCCACGGGGCACGCCCCCGACCCGACTACCGTTCGCGGTGATGACCACCACGATCCCCGACCTGCTCGCACGCCGCCTCGCCGAGGACCCCGGTGGTCCGCTCGTCACGTTCTACGACGACGCCAGCAGCGAGCGCACCGAGCTGTCCGCCACCACCTACGCCAACTGGCTGGCCAAGAACGCCAACCTGCTGGTCGAGGAGCTCGACCTCGCGGCGGGCGACCTGCTGCTCGTCGACCTGCCCGCCCACTGGCTGGTGCCGGTGCTGCTGGGGGCCGCCTGGAGCGCCGGCGTCGCCGTCACGACCGACCCCGACCAGGGGCACGACGCGGTGGTCTGCGGGCCCGACTCCGTCGCGTCGTACGCCGCGGCCGGCGGCACCGTGCTGGCCTGCTCGCTGCGCCCCTTCGCCACGCCCTTCGCCGAGCCGCTGCCGCCCGGGGTCGTCGACCACGGCACCGCCTGGCCCG
This genomic interval from Nocardioides scoriae contains the following:
- a CDS encoding mannose-1-phosphate guanylyltransferase — protein: MSAPVPSSPPAGDPLGRLWAVVPAGGAGTRLWPLSRAGNPKFLLDLTGSGRSLLQSTVDRLVPLVGERVVVVTGAVHERAVRRQLPAVDRVLAEPAPRDSMAAIGWAAAVLEREDPEALIGSFAADHVILQEEEFRACVREAAEVAATGLVVTIGIEPTGPSTAFGYVRGEEAVEGFPTARRVGEFVEKPDAERAAAYVASGDYRWNAGMFIVRAATLLDLLAEQHPDLAAGLREVAADPSTLERRWPGLTRIAIDHAVAEPAAAAGRVAMVPGPFAWEDLGDFAALGAMTPRSTPGVTVLGDEALVQAPGSTGLVVPAAGRTVAVVGLQDVVVVDTGDAVLVTTYAHAQEVKAVVEELKRAGRTDLT
- a CDS encoding TIGR03089 family protein, whose translation is MTTTIPDLLARRLAEDPGGPLVTFYDDASSERTELSATTYANWLAKNANLLVEELDLAAGDLLLVDLPAHWLVPVLLGAAWSAGVAVTTDPDQGHDAVVCGPDSVASYAAAGGTVLACSLRPFATPFAEPLPPGVVDHGTAWPGQSDVFLGLDPVTPDTPAWVDADGAPGHALLVEAAAEAALAGRTRVLTDRHPASGRGVPLLLAPLLAGGSLVLVRHPDAEGWEHRAEQEQASLVLRA